The proteins below are encoded in one region of Micromonospora sp. DSM 45708:
- the trxA gene encoding thioredoxin, translating to MPQDTQTGRLTAVTDATFAATVLAADRPVVVDFWAEWCPPCRVVSTHLAELAEEFGDALRFVTLNIDENPAAARAHRVMSAPTMLVFRDGEVVGSVVGSRPKNHLRLSFARHLDG from the coding sequence ATGCCTCAGGACACGCAGACCGGCCGACTGACCGCGGTCACCGACGCCACGTTCGCGGCGACGGTGCTGGCCGCCGACCGACCGGTAGTGGTCGACTTCTGGGCCGAGTGGTGCCCGCCCTGCCGGGTGGTGTCCACGCACCTGGCCGAGCTGGCCGAGGAGTTCGGCGACGCGTTGCGCTTCGTCACGCTGAACATCGACGAGAACCCGGCCGCCGCGCGGGCCCACCGGGTGATGTCCGCGCCGACCATGCTGGTCTTCCGCGACGGCGAGGTGGTCGGCTCGGTCGTCGGTTCCCGGCCGAAGAACCACCTCCGGCTGAGCTTCGCCCGCCACCTGGACGGTTGA
- a CDS encoding beta-phosphoglucomutase family hydrolase: MLGLPAHVTACLFDLDGVLTQTAKVHNAAWAETFDALLRHRSAETGEPFRPFDPGPDYNRYVDGKPRADGVRSFLASRGITLPEGSPDDPPDADTVNGVGNRKNVVLLQRIAHDGVEVYDGSVRYLEAATAAGLRRAVVSASANCEAVVHAAGLDRWLQARVDGVVARQRGLQGKPHPDTFLEGARMLGVDPAQAAVFEDALAGVAAGRAGGFGYVIGVDRVGQADELRAHGADVVVSDLAELLTTEPAP, encoded by the coding sequence ATGCTGGGCCTACCCGCGCACGTGACCGCGTGTCTCTTCGATCTGGACGGGGTGCTGACGCAGACCGCCAAGGTGCACAACGCCGCCTGGGCCGAGACGTTCGACGCGCTCCTGCGACACCGGTCGGCCGAGACCGGCGAGCCGTTCCGCCCGTTCGACCCCGGACCGGACTACAACCGGTACGTGGACGGAAAACCGCGAGCCGACGGGGTGCGATCGTTCCTGGCCTCGCGCGGCATCACGCTGCCCGAGGGTTCACCCGACGACCCGCCGGACGCCGACACCGTCAACGGTGTCGGCAACCGCAAGAACGTCGTCCTGCTCCAGCGCATCGCGCACGACGGCGTCGAGGTCTACGACGGCTCGGTGCGCTACCTGGAGGCCGCCACCGCAGCCGGGCTGCGCCGGGCGGTCGTCTCGGCCAGCGCCAACTGCGAGGCCGTGGTGCACGCCGCCGGGCTGGACCGGTGGCTTCAGGCGCGGGTCGATGGCGTGGTCGCCCGGCAACGCGGTCTCCAGGGCAAACCGCACCCGGACACGTTCCTGGAGGGCGCGCGGATGCTCGGCGTCGACCCGGCGCAGGCCGCCGTCTTCGAGGACGCGCTCGCCGGGGTGGCGGCCGGCCGGGCCGGCGGCTTCGGGTACGTGATCGGCGTGGACCGGGTCGGCCAGGCCGACGAGCTGCGCGCGCACGGCGCCGACGTGGTGGTCTCCGACCTCGCCGAGCTGCTGACCACGGAGCCGGCCCCGTGA
- a CDS encoding WXG100 family type VII secretion target, whose protein sequence is MSEYTRRYEHVSHEELYQGVNAGDPAQIEGLSARWTSLKGTLDDLARDLTADLDALAKTWTGDASREFQRRLTMVAGYSGNLAEGMTGIRQALDMMAGDLRAAQAEAESPEKTDDNDKLLSGAGKGFLLGGGPGAVIGGIIGHQQDEAEQKKAHQRMVQVVAKLAEGYDFSAYGRVVAPEPPGSELPGHHTPKDPTLHDGPSVRTPSSGPGLGSFGPGAHGTATTSGVHHTAPTSGTPGDGAPGGGNPGGHPGAGAPGSVTTGGTVDPSGTSLAGAGPLTTAPGGPAIGGGPGFGPGGANPTVTAGGGGLFGGPGVLSTGSLAGTGSNAVAGRFGGVPGAESRSAAGTGRLTSGRGLGVDTEGRSTGRTGGRPAMAGRNGVLGARGNSDDDESEGRLTWLLEDEMVWGDGRAAPPPVLDGH, encoded by the coding sequence GTGTCTGAATACACCCGACGCTACGAGCACGTCAGCCACGAGGAGCTCTACCAGGGCGTCAACGCCGGCGACCCGGCGCAGATCGAAGGGCTGAGCGCCCGGTGGACCTCGCTCAAGGGCACGCTCGACGACCTGGCCCGCGACCTCACCGCCGACCTGGACGCGCTGGCGAAGACCTGGACCGGTGACGCGAGCCGGGAGTTCCAGCGCCGGCTCACCATGGTCGCCGGCTACTCCGGCAACCTGGCCGAGGGCATGACCGGCATCCGGCAGGCACTGGACATGATGGCCGGTGACCTCCGCGCCGCCCAGGCCGAGGCGGAGAGCCCGGAGAAGACCGACGACAACGACAAGCTGCTCTCCGGCGCCGGCAAGGGTTTCCTGCTCGGCGGCGGTCCGGGCGCGGTGATCGGTGGCATCATCGGCCACCAGCAGGACGAGGCCGAGCAGAAGAAGGCGCACCAGCGGATGGTGCAGGTGGTGGCGAAGCTGGCCGAGGGTTACGACTTCTCGGCGTACGGCCGGGTCGTCGCGCCGGAGCCGCCCGGGAGCGAGCTGCCCGGCCACCACACGCCGAAGGACCCGACGCTGCACGACGGCCCCTCGGTCAGGACGCCGTCGTCCGGCCCGGGTCTGGGTAGCTTCGGTCCCGGGGCGCACGGCACCGCGACCACCTCGGGCGTGCACCACACGGCCCCGACCAGCGGCACGCCGGGCGACGGCGCACCGGGCGGCGGCAACCCGGGCGGCCACCCCGGCGCGGGCGCCCCGGGCTCGGTCACGACCGGCGGCACTGTCGACCCGAGCGGCACCTCGCTGGCCGGCGCCGGCCCGCTGACCACCGCCCCCGGCGGTCCGGCGATCGGCGGCGGCCCGGGGTTCGGCCCCGGCGGCGCCAACCCGACCGTGACGGCGGGCGGGGGCGGGCTCTTCGGCGGTCCCGGCGTGCTGAGCACCGGTTCGCTCGCCGGCACCGGCTCCAACGCCGTCGCCGGCCGGTTCGGCGGCGTGCCCGGCGCGGAGAGCCGCTCGGCAGCGGGCACCGGGCGGCTCACCTCCGGCCGGGGCCTGGGCGTCGACACGGAGGGCAGGTCGACCGGTCGCACCGGCGGGCGGCCCGCGATGGCCGGCCGCAACGGGGTACTGGGCGCACGTGGCAACTCCGACGACGACGAGTCCGAGGGCCGGCTGACCTGGCTCCTGGAGGACGAGATGGTCTGGGGGGACGGCCGGGCCGCCCCGCCGCCGGTGCTCGACGGCCACTGA
- a CDS encoding antitoxin: protein MSDFMDKAQDFADKHDKQVDQGIEKAGDMADKRSGGKYDQQIDKGVDMAQQRTGDGDTGR, encoded by the coding sequence ATGAGTGACTTCATGGACAAGGCCCAGGACTTCGCCGACAAGCATGACAAGCAGGTCGACCAGGGCATCGAGAAGGCCGGCGACATGGCCGACAAGCGCTCCGGCGGCAAGTACGACCAGCAGATCGACAAGGGCGTCGACATGGCGCAGCAGCGCACCGGAGACGGCGACACCGGACGCTGA
- a CDS encoding AI-2E family transporter, whose amino-acid sequence MDDDAGTPDPARPAGARFDPAHSQPAHSQPAHSEPAHAGRTAPEPAHAEPARVGPRQTWAGLPWPVRTAVTWSLCLLVVAAGLWLLGQVAVLLAPLAVALAGTLFLTALLDPVLVRLRRLRVPAAPAALLTVLLLLGVLVGAGVLVWNLTASQFGELSQQLDEGLQRSRDFVTSTLPVSDQQLDKLVEQVRQGVSAGAPDPVAGARKAAEVAGALLLGLVLLFFLLKDGRSMWHWVLRRLTGPRREVTAEAGRAGWRTLGAYSRGTMIIAAIDAIGIGLALVVLRVPLALPLALITFLGGFVPIIGATVAGAVAVLVALAANGPTTALLTLAAVIAVQQIEGNLLEPLVMRRQVQLHPAVILVVVTAGTLVAGVAGAFVSVPIAAVLWRVLDTVQRHRSGGTARAAETTG is encoded by the coding sequence GTGGACGACGACGCTGGCACGCCCGACCCGGCTCGCCCCGCCGGGGCCCGGTTCGACCCGGCCCACTCCCAGCCGGCCCACTCCCAGCCGGCCCACTCCGAGCCGGCCCATGCCGGGCGGACGGCTCCCGAGCCGGCCCACGCCGAGCCGGCGCGGGTCGGGCCGCGACAGACGTGGGCGGGGCTGCCCTGGCCGGTACGCACGGCGGTCACCTGGAGCCTCTGTCTCCTGGTGGTGGCCGCCGGGCTGTGGCTGCTCGGGCAGGTCGCGGTGCTGCTGGCGCCGCTGGCCGTGGCGTTGGCCGGCACGCTGTTCCTCACCGCGCTGCTCGACCCGGTGCTGGTACGGCTGCGCCGGCTCCGGGTGCCGGCCGCGCCGGCCGCGCTGCTCACGGTCCTGCTGCTGCTCGGTGTCCTGGTCGGCGCCGGCGTCCTGGTCTGGAACCTCACCGCCAGCCAGTTCGGCGAGCTGAGCCAGCAGCTCGACGAGGGCCTGCAACGCAGCCGTGACTTCGTCACCTCCACGCTGCCGGTGAGCGACCAGCAGCTCGACAAGCTGGTCGAGCAGGTCCGCCAGGGCGTCAGCGCCGGCGCTCCCGACCCGGTCGCCGGGGCCCGCAAGGCCGCCGAGGTGGCTGGTGCGCTGCTGCTCGGTCTGGTCCTCCTGTTCTTCCTGCTCAAGGACGGCCGGTCGATGTGGCACTGGGTGCTGCGCCGGCTGACCGGGCCACGTCGCGAGGTGACCGCCGAGGCCGGTCGGGCCGGCTGGCGGACGCTCGGCGCGTACAGCCGGGGCACGATGATCATCGCGGCGATCGACGCCATCGGCATCGGGCTGGCGCTGGTCGTGCTGCGTGTCCCGCTGGCCCTGCCGCTCGCGCTGATCACGTTCCTCGGCGGGTTCGTGCCGATCATCGGCGCCACCGTGGCCGGCGCGGTGGCGGTGCTCGTCGCGCTGGCCGCGAACGGCCCGACCACCGCGCTGCTCACGTTGGCGGCGGTGATCGCCGTGCAGCAGATCGAGGGCAACCTGCTGGAGCCGCTCGTGATGCGCCGCCAGGTCCAACTGCACCCGGCGGTCATCCTGGTGGTGGTCACCGCCGGCACGCTCGTCGCCGGCGTCGCCGGCGCGTTCGTCTCGGTGCCGATCGCCGCGGTGCTCTGGCGGGTGCTGGACACCGTGCAGCGGCACCGCTCCGGCGGGACCGCGCGAGCCGCCGAGACCACCGGCTGA
- a CDS encoding dienelactone hydrolase family protein: protein MIGEGRGMRGAEVRGVREVSVPVVEGGLVGDVAVPSGAGGMVLFAHGSGSSRHSPRNVAVARALHARGLATMLVDLLTVDEEARDEVTAELRFDIGMLAERLAGIVDWTGVDPELGRLPIGLFGASTGAAAALVAAAARPDRVGAVVSRGGRPDLAGSSLTAVRAPTLLLVGGLDEQVITLNERARDELGEVAELRIVPGATHLFEEPGTLEQVADQAGAWFVTHLRRPHPA from the coding sequence ATGATCGGCGAGGGGCGGGGTATGCGGGGAGCGGAGGTGAGGGGTGTGCGGGAGGTTTCGGTGCCGGTGGTGGAGGGCGGGCTCGTGGGGGACGTCGCCGTTCCCTCCGGGGCCGGTGGGATGGTCTTGTTCGCCCACGGGAGCGGCAGCTCGCGGCACAGCCCGCGCAACGTGGCGGTGGCGCGGGCGCTCCACGCGCGCGGACTGGCCACCATGCTCGTCGACCTGCTGACGGTCGACGAGGAGGCGCGCGACGAGGTCACCGCCGAGTTGCGCTTCGACATCGGGATGCTCGCCGAACGGCTGGCCGGCATCGTCGACTGGACCGGTGTCGACCCGGAGCTGGGGCGCCTGCCGATCGGGCTCTTCGGCGCCAGCACCGGCGCGGCTGCCGCCCTGGTCGCCGCCGCGGCCCGTCCGGACCGGGTGGGCGCGGTGGTCTCCCGGGGCGGCCGGCCGGACCTGGCCGGCAGCTCACTGACCGCGGTACGCGCACCCACGTTGCTGCTCGTCGGCGGGCTCGACGAGCAGGTGATCACGCTCAACGAGCGGGCGCGGGACGAGTTGGGCGAGGTGGCGGAGCTGCGCATCGTGCCCGGCGCGACGCACCTCTTCGAGGAGCCCGGCACGCTGGAGCAGGTGGCCGACCAGGCCGGCGCCTGGTTCGTCACGCACCTGCGCCGACCGCACCCGGCCTGA
- a CDS encoding YkvA family protein — MSREAWVLVVLAVVVAAATLVGAVLLAIRVVRTRRMLGALGAGGKVAFYGALIYTILPVDLLPDPIYLDDMGVLAGALFYLGRLAAKHRAAQRVTRDAPAASLPAAPPRRP; from the coding sequence GTGTCCCGTGAAGCGTGGGTGCTCGTCGTTCTCGCTGTCGTCGTCGCAGCCGCGACGCTGGTCGGCGCCGTGCTGCTCGCGATCCGGGTGGTCCGCACCCGTCGCATGCTGGGCGCGCTCGGTGCCGGCGGCAAGGTGGCCTTCTACGGCGCGTTGATCTACACGATCCTGCCGGTGGACCTGCTTCCCGACCCGATCTACCTGGACGACATGGGCGTGCTGGCCGGCGCGCTGTTCTATCTGGGTCGGCTGGCCGCCAAGCACCGGGCGGCGCAACGCGTCACCCGCGACGCGCCGGCCGCGTCGTTGCCCGCCGCCCCGCCGCGCCGGCCCTGA
- a CDS encoding glycoside hydrolase family 65 protein — protein sequence MIRERSYPVEPWHVREVRLDMDVLAQSESVLALSNGHIGLRGNLDEGEPHGLPGTYLNSFYELRPLPYAEAGFGFPESGQTIVNVTNGKLIRLLVDDEPLDVRYGELIDHERVLDLRAGTLQREVHWRSPAGREVKVRSTRLVSFTQRSVAAISYEVEAVDGPLRLILQSELVANESLPPQSRDPRVAAVLESPLQAEEELTTGDGGLLIHRTKVSGLRVAAAMGHDVHGPERTTMESEGYEDWVRTTVGCVLKPGEKLRVIKYLTYGWSSRRSLPALRDQVGAALAAARLDGWDGLRRAQREYLDTFWDAADVRVEGDPEVQQAVRFGLFHVLQAGARAERRPISAKGLTGPGYDGHAFWDTEMFVLPVLTYTQPGAVKHALQWRYDTMAQAQERARTLNLEGAAFPWRTIEGPESSAYWPAGTAAFHIAADVADALRRYVLVTGDEALEREIGLELLVETARLWRSLGHHDRAGRFHIDGVTGPDEYTAVKNDNVYTNLMAQRNLLTAADCAMRYRDQAIDLGVTEEESAAWRDAANDMHIPYDSDIDVHEQVEGFTRLQEWDFEHTPPEKYPLLLHYPYFDLYRKQVVKQADLVLAMHWRGDAFSAAEKLRNFTYYERRTVRDSSLSACTQAVLAAEVGFPELAHRYLREAALMDLHDLNENTRDGVHMASLAGAWIALVAGFGGLRDHDGTLSFTPRLSSRLSRLEFSLQWRSMRLRVDVRPHQTTYSLRNGGPDTVLDLLHHGEPLRVTCAQPVTVPVPPAHPAGSQPEQPSGRAPLMHLPEHPA from the coding sequence GTGATCCGGGAACGGTCGTACCCGGTCGAGCCCTGGCACGTCCGCGAGGTCCGCCTCGACATGGACGTGCTGGCCCAGTCCGAGTCCGTCCTCGCGCTCTCCAACGGCCACATCGGGCTGCGCGGCAACCTCGACGAGGGCGAGCCGCACGGCCTGCCCGGCACGTACCTGAACTCGTTCTACGAGCTGCGCCCGCTGCCCTACGCGGAGGCCGGCTTCGGCTTCCCCGAGTCCGGGCAGACCATCGTCAACGTCACCAACGGCAAGCTGATCCGGCTGCTCGTCGACGACGAACCGCTCGACGTCCGCTACGGCGAGCTGATCGACCACGAGCGGGTGCTCGACCTGCGCGCCGGCACGCTCCAGCGGGAGGTGCACTGGCGGTCCCCGGCCGGCCGCGAGGTCAAGGTCCGCAGCACCCGGCTGGTGTCGTTCACCCAGCGCTCGGTGGCCGCGATCAGCTACGAGGTGGAGGCGGTCGACGGGCCGCTGCGGCTGATCCTCCAGTCCGAGCTGGTGGCGAACGAGTCACTGCCGCCACAGAGCCGGGACCCGCGGGTGGCCGCGGTGCTGGAGTCGCCGTTGCAGGCCGAGGAGGAGCTGACCACCGGCGACGGCGGCCTGCTCATCCACCGCACCAAGGTCAGCGGCCTGCGGGTCGCCGCCGCCATGGGCCACGACGTGCACGGCCCGGAACGCACCACCATGGAGTCCGAGGGGTACGAGGACTGGGTCCGCACCACCGTCGGCTGCGTGCTCAAGCCCGGTGAGAAGCTACGGGTGATCAAGTACCTCACGTACGGCTGGTCGAGCCGGCGGTCCCTGCCGGCGCTGCGCGACCAGGTCGGCGCCGCGCTGGCCGCGGCCCGGCTCGACGGCTGGGACGGCCTGCGCCGGGCGCAGCGGGAGTACCTCGACACGTTCTGGGACGCCGCCGACGTGCGGGTCGAGGGCGACCCGGAGGTGCAGCAGGCGGTCCGCTTCGGCCTCTTCCACGTGCTCCAGGCCGGCGCCCGCGCGGAACGGCGGCCCATCTCCGCCAAGGGCCTCACCGGCCCCGGGTACGACGGCCACGCGTTCTGGGACACCGAGATGTTCGTGCTGCCGGTGCTCACCTACACCCAGCCGGGCGCGGTGAAGCACGCGTTGCAGTGGCGCTACGACACGATGGCCCAGGCGCAGGAGCGGGCCCGCACGCTGAACCTCGAAGGCGCCGCGTTCCCGTGGCGCACCATCGAGGGGCCGGAGTCGTCGGCGTACTGGCCGGCCGGGACCGCCGCGTTCCACATCGCCGCCGACGTCGCCGACGCGCTGCGCCGCTACGTGCTGGTCACCGGCGACGAGGCGCTGGAACGCGAGATCGGGCTGGAACTGCTGGTCGAGACCGCCCGGCTGTGGCGCTCGCTCGGCCACCACGACCGCGCCGGCCGGTTCCACATCGACGGGGTGACCGGCCCGGACGAGTACACCGCGGTGAAGAACGACAACGTCTACACCAACCTGATGGCGCAGCGGAACCTGCTGACCGCCGCCGACTGCGCGATGCGCTACCGCGACCAGGCCATCGACCTCGGCGTCACCGAGGAGGAGTCGGCGGCCTGGCGGGACGCCGCGAACGACATGCACATCCCGTACGACTCGGACATCGACGTGCACGAGCAGGTGGAGGGCTTCACCCGGTTGCAGGAGTGGGACTTCGAGCACACGCCGCCGGAGAAGTACCCGCTGCTGCTGCACTACCCGTACTTCGACCTGTACCGCAAGCAGGTGGTGAAGCAGGCCGACCTGGTGCTGGCCATGCACTGGCGGGGCGACGCGTTCAGCGCCGCCGAGAAGCTGCGCAACTTCACCTACTACGAGCGCCGTACCGTCCGGGACTCGTCGTTGAGCGCCTGCACGCAGGCGGTGCTGGCGGCCGAGGTGGGCTTCCCCGAGCTGGCCCACCGCTACCTGCGCGAGGCCGCGCTGATGGACCTGCACGACCTGAACGAGAACACCCGCGACGGGGTGCACATGGCGTCGCTGGCCGGCGCCTGGATCGCGCTGGTCGCCGGCTTCGGCGGGTTGCGCGACCACGACGGGACGCTCTCCTTCACGCCCCGGCTCTCCAGCCGGCTCAGCCGCCTGGAGTTCTCGTTGCAGTGGCGGTCGATGCGGCTGCGGGTCGACGTCCGGCCGCACCAGACCACGTACTCGCTGCGCAACGGCGGGCCGGACACGGTGCTGGACCTGCTGCACCACGGCGAGCCGCTGCGGGTCACCTGTGCCCAACCGGTCACCGTGCCGGTGCCGCCGGCACACCCGGCCGGGTCGCAGCCGGAGCAGCCGTCGGGCCGGGCGCCACTGATGCACCTGCCGGAACACCCCGCCTGA
- a CDS encoding C39 family peptidase: MNPIVRRCLLSVAGLAAAGSAVAGPVTAAHAAPVKGKGDRSADYEYQAQPNFFYCGPASTRIALSAEGRDVSQDELAAKLGTTENGTDSAVDVTRVLNEYTGGKYRTTEIRDDVASREQIERLRADIRTAVDADRPVVTNILGAARDVDGVEHSYPGHYVTVVRYEDDGNTVLIADPARPDEPTYWMSVTELANWIAGRGYSS, translated from the coding sequence ATGAACCCGATCGTCCGTAGGTGCCTGCTCTCCGTCGCCGGCCTGGCCGCCGCCGGCAGCGCCGTGGCCGGCCCGGTCACCGCCGCCCACGCCGCCCCGGTCAAGGGCAAGGGTGACCGCAGCGCCGACTACGAGTACCAGGCACAGCCGAACTTCTTCTACTGCGGACCGGCGTCGACCCGGATCGCGCTCTCGGCCGAGGGTCGGGACGTCAGCCAGGACGAGCTGGCCGCCAAGCTCGGCACCACCGAGAACGGCACCGACTCGGCCGTCGACGTGACGCGTGTGCTCAACGAGTACACCGGCGGCAAGTACCGGACCACCGAGATCCGCGACGACGTGGCCAGCCGCGAGCAGATCGAACGGCTGCGCGCGGACATCCGGACCGCGGTGGACGCCGACCGCCCGGTGGTGACGAACATCCTCGGCGCCGCGCGGGACGTCGACGGGGTGGAGCACAGCTACCCCGGCCACTACGTCACGGTGGTGCGGTACGAGGACGACGGCAACACGGTGCTGATCGCCGACCCGGCCCGGCCGGACGAGCCGACGTACTGGATGAGCGTGACCGAGCTGGCCAACTGGATCGCCGGCCGCGGTTACAGCTCCTGA
- a CDS encoding MerR family transcriptional regulator: MRIGELAERAGTSARTLRYYESQGLVRPRRSANGYRVYDEAELRVVHEIRSLLAIGFGLDDIRPFVACLRAGHDSGDVCPDSVAVLRRKLAEVDDYLGRLGAVRRRLHDQLAHAIAHREETCLRTRRPAD; the protein is encoded by the coding sequence ATGCGGATCGGGGAGCTGGCGGAACGGGCCGGTACGAGCGCCCGCACGTTGCGCTACTACGAGAGCCAGGGACTGGTCCGGCCACGCCGGTCCGCCAACGGCTACCGGGTGTACGACGAGGCGGAGCTGCGCGTCGTGCACGAGATCCGGTCCCTGCTGGCGATCGGCTTCGGGCTGGACGACATCCGCCCGTTCGTCGCCTGCCTGCGCGCCGGGCACGACTCCGGCGACGTCTGCCCCGACTCGGTGGCGGTGCTGCGACGAAAGCTCGCCGAGGTGGACGACTACCTCGGCCGGCTTGGCGCGGTCCGCCGCCGGCTGCACGACCAACTCGCCCACGCGATCGCCCATCGGGAGGAAACATGCCTCAGGACACGCAGACCGGCCGACTGA
- a CDS encoding trypsin-like serine protease, whose amino-acid sequence MSPSYRRVAVRGAGLSAAVLLAGTAAATPVQAVTGGAAVTDGSYAFAAKISIGPADRSCSGALVDPWWVLTAKSCFSFDGQPVVDGKPARPTTVTVGRSDLTTSAGATSSAFRVVPHPDRDVALVRLTRRADVAPVALGTAPVVGEQLTAAGFGRTATTWVPDQLHTGPFEVQSVGAATAGILGTGTAGICRGDLGGPTVRTTGGTPKLVGLHHSSWQGGCLAETETRRDAVDTRVDDLGPWLAATLPQGPATDQYGDINFLYVYANGDIAPQTFPATSTGGFGSPLGAWRGGAGAYATDRVKVFNDDFDGDGVDDVAVMSTTTANAFALDTFVTRPDGTHGAPVRSWTSPNFGHLTSMKMASGDINGDGRADLTAFYGYANGDEAWINWLARPDGGFDAPIEAWRASTFGTWASTSVFAGDVTGDGRADASLFYAYANGSMAAITWQGQADGKFGTGYTSWFVAADKSPGALSTLKIVDGDFTGDGRADVAALQTKDNKLRLLTWTGRTDGTFADPVESWSSSAFGQFASIKLVGGDYNGDRRDDLAVLYKYPDNGLGLHTFTSTPTGGFNVPLASWRVGSGVYGWWPSMRMDGE is encoded by the coding sequence GTGTCACCGTCGTACCGTCGTGTCGCCGTTCGCGGCGCAGGGCTGTCAGCCGCCGTCCTGCTGGCCGGGACAGCCGCAGCCACACCCGTACAGGCCGTCACCGGCGGCGCCGCCGTCACCGACGGCTCCTACGCCTTCGCCGCCAAGATCTCGATCGGTCCCGCCGACCGCTCGTGCAGCGGTGCGCTCGTCGATCCGTGGTGGGTGCTCACCGCCAAGAGCTGCTTCAGCTTCGACGGCCAGCCCGTCGTCGACGGCAAGCCCGCGCGGCCCACCACCGTCACCGTGGGGCGGTCCGACCTGACCACGTCGGCGGGCGCCACGTCGTCGGCCTTCCGGGTCGTGCCGCACCCCGACCGCGACGTCGCGCTGGTGCGGCTGACCCGCCGGGCGGACGTCGCGCCGGTGGCGCTCGGCACCGCACCCGTCGTGGGTGAGCAGCTCACCGCGGCCGGCTTCGGCCGCACGGCCACCACCTGGGTGCCGGACCAACTGCACACCGGTCCGTTCGAGGTGCAGAGCGTCGGCGCCGCCACGGCCGGCATCCTCGGCACCGGCACGGCCGGGATCTGCCGGGGTGACCTGGGCGGCCCGACCGTCCGCACGACCGGCGGCACGCCCAAGCTGGTGGGCCTGCACCACTCCTCCTGGCAGGGCGGCTGCCTCGCCGAGACGGAAACCCGCCGGGACGCGGTGGACACCCGGGTCGACGACCTCGGCCCGTGGCTCGCCGCCACCCTGCCGCAGGGGCCGGCCACCGACCAGTACGGCGACATCAACTTCCTCTACGTCTACGCCAACGGCGACATCGCGCCGCAGACGTTCCCGGCCACGTCGACCGGCGGGTTCGGCAGCCCGCTGGGTGCCTGGCGAGGCGGTGCCGGCGCGTACGCCACGGACCGGGTCAAGGTGTTCAACGACGACTTCGACGGCGACGGCGTCGACGACGTCGCGGTCATGTCCACCACCACCGCCAACGCGTTCGCGCTCGACACGTTCGTCACCCGCCCGGACGGCACCCACGGCGCGCCGGTCCGCTCCTGGACGTCGCCCAACTTCGGCCACCTGACCAGCATGAAGATGGCGTCGGGCGACATCAACGGCGACGGTCGGGCCGACCTCACCGCCTTCTACGGCTACGCCAACGGTGACGAGGCGTGGATCAACTGGCTCGCCCGACCCGACGGCGGGTTCGACGCCCCGATCGAGGCGTGGCGGGCGTCGACCTTCGGCACCTGGGCCAGCACCAGCGTCTTCGCCGGCGACGTGACCGGCGACGGGCGGGCCGACGCCAGCCTCTTCTACGCGTACGCCAACGGCTCGATGGCGGCCATCACCTGGCAGGGGCAGGCGGACGGGAAGTTCGGCACCGGCTACACCTCGTGGTTCGTTGCGGCGGACAAGTCGCCCGGCGCCCTCTCCACCCTGAAGATCGTCGACGGCGACTTCACCGGTGACGGGCGGGCCGACGTGGCCGCCCTCCAGACCAAGGACAACAAGCTGCGCCTGCTGACCTGGACGGGCCGGACCGACGGCACCTTCGCCGACCCGGTCGAGTCGTGGTCCTCGTCGGCCTTCGGGCAGTTCGCCAGCATCAAGCTGGTCGGCGGCGACTACAACGGTGACCGGCGGGACGACCTGGCCGTCCTCTACAAGTACCCGGACAACGGGCTGGGCCTGCACACGTTCACCTCGACGCCGACCGGCGGGTTCAACGTGCCGCTCGCCTCCTGGCGGGTCGGCTCGGGCGTCTACGGCTGGTGGCCGAGCATGCGGATGGACGGCGAGTAA
- a CDS encoding pyridoxamine 5'-phosphate oxidase family protein produces the protein MTGQHRLDPHDGRVARFFADRHLATLTTLRADGTPHVVPVGVTFDPAAGLARVITSGGSAKARHVAAAGPAGTPVAVCQVDGRWWLTVEGRAVLRRDPASVAEAERRYAERYRTPRPNPERVVLEIAVTRLLGSLPD, from the coding sequence ATGACTGGGCAGCACCGGTTGGATCCGCACGACGGACGGGTCGCGCGCTTCTTCGCCGACCGGCACCTCGCCACGTTGACCACGTTGCGCGCCGACGGCACGCCGCACGTCGTACCGGTCGGGGTGACGTTCGACCCGGCCGCGGGCCTGGCCCGCGTGATCACCTCCGGCGGCTCGGCGAAGGCGCGGCACGTGGCCGCCGCGGGGCCGGCGGGCACGCCGGTCGCGGTGTGCCAGGTCGACGGCCGCTGGTGGTTGACCGTGGAGGGCCGGGCGGTGCTGCGCCGCGACCCGGCGTCGGTGGCCGAGGCCGAACGCCGGTACGCCGAGCGCTACCGCACGCCGCGCCCGAACCCGGAGCGGGTGGTGCTGGAGATCGCGGTGACCCGTTTGCTGGGCAGCCTGCCCGACTGA